The DNA region TTCGGAGTCGCGGATGGTCGCAGCTAATTTCAACGACAAAACGTAGGAAAAAAGTTTATCTTTCGTATGATATACGACCCACGACTGAGGTCGAGTCGAATCATTCAAAAATCActctttaaaatgaaaaaaaaaatgaaagtgaTATTTAGTGTTCAATcatttatgaactttaaaaaccttatttttttgcaaaatattcagatgtaacataaaattatgacaaaaaacctttccgACGACACATTGATTATCAAAACCTGACCATCATttactaaaatatgatggtttCTATTTggtcgaaaaatagctcaaatttcgaacaaaaaaaaagcacgaaGCTTGTACTTTGATGGCCTATATCTCAGTAAGTTTAAGcagaaaatgtgaaatattttggatTTAACTGAGTTAAAATATCTATTTTAAGATATGATGTATGATGATGTTATCCTGCAATAAAGTTGGTTTAtcgatttttatacaggcgttTGACCAATGTACACTGGAATGCTCTAGATTTTCACGACTAGACTTttaagcacacaaaaaaatacaactttCAAGAAGCAATTGAGCCAAATATTTATCGAATCGGCACGAAACCGAGTTTGAGAATAGAGTATAGGCCTCTGTTTAGCGACTTGAACAGTTGAATTGCTCAGCGGAAACATGATACAAATAGCTATTGGGACCAATCTCTTCAAACAGTAACTTTGTATCAGTGGGTGTGAGAAGtacttgttttaaaattaaataaaacattataaaTCAGACTCTTACCATCAGAAGGTGACTCAGGATGTCTTTCTCGTCCGAGAACGGGTTGAGCGAAGTGCGATACATAAAGGCCTCGTACGCAATCTGCTTCGGTTGctccttctttttctccaCCGGCTGCGGTATGTCGTCGAACTCGCCGTCGAGCAGATCGTCCACCTCCGGCGGCGGTGGCTCCAAATACAGAAACTGGTGGATGTAGTAGAGCGTGCTGGCGTCCACCTCATGCTCCATGCGCGCGAGAAACTCCATCTTGTCTGAAGAAAAGGACATGGTGGATGTGTTACAAGCAGTGTGTGCGGGAGATGCGAAATGCGTCCTGCGGTCCCTTACCTGCGTCGCGGAACTGCTTCTGCATCTGCCGGAGCGTGGCGACCAGCTGCTCGAGCGCGGCCGCCACCATGGTGGCACGATCCGGCCCGACCTCCCGCACCTTCTCGCTGAGGACCATGTGGTAACGTCTCATGTACAGGATGTCCGCCAGCAGCCGGGCGACCGTGCGCATCAGCGACCGCTTCGGCTCGCCCGACTCGTACGCGGCATCGTCGCCGTCGTTCGGCTCGTCGGTCGCCCAGCACCGGGGACAGATTGTACCGTACAGGCGTATCAGCTCGTACAATGCCGGCCGGTTGTTCTTCTGGAACGATTCCGCCAAACCCTTCGCCAGGAACTGGCGCATGAACTCGACCGGCGTGAACAGGCCGCACGCAAACAGCCGGCTAGCAAAGACGCTGAGCGCCGGCTGGCGGCACAGCTCGAACTCGTCCGTCAGCAGGGCGGCCAGGTGCGGGCGCATGTACCGCTTGGCGATTGTTTTGTGCTGCGCAATGATCGCGACCACCGCCTCCGCCAGCCGCTCCTGCGAGGTGCCCGTCCCGCCCGCGTACAGCGCCCGTACCAGCTGGTCGAAGAACTTGCCCGGCGACTGGaacagcagctgctgcacgtTCGGCAcggtctgctgctgctccgccaGCCGGTTCACCAGCTGCACGATGGACGGCACCAGGTCGGGCCGCTCGTACCGGCTAAAGTCCGGCCCGAACGTGTCGAGCGTGTAGCAGAGCAGCCGCTCGAACTCGGACGCGGGCAGCCCGTCCACCGCACGCAGGATGAGCTCCCGCAGCTTGACCCGCTCGTCCGTCAGCTCGTcccgctcctcctcctcgtcctcctcgtcctccagcTCGTCCCCAACCGGTTCGCGCACATCGTACTCGATCATCGTGCGCACGTGCGCCCCGTTGAGCAGGCGGCAGTGCTGCTCGATCGTGTCGAGACACTCGGCGACGTCGAGGACGCGCCCACCGCGCGACAGGAACTCGCCCAAATAAACCAGCCGGTCCTCGTCCGTGCCGGCAGCGTCGATGCGCGCCATCAGCGCACCCAGCGTCAGGCCGGTCGCCTTTTCCGCGAGCGTTTTCGGCCGCAGCGCGAACTGCGTCAGGTGGCGCAGGATGCTATGGCGGAAGTGTTTGTGCGACTTGAGGTCCTCGCACAGCCGGTACGCCGACTCGCCGATCACCTGCTGCAGCGTGACCGTCTCGTCCCCCTCGCCGAACAGGTCGATCTCGGCCCAGTAGCAGAACCGCTCGAGCGTCACGTGCATGATGCAGAACTCGAGCGAGTTCAGCAGACAGTGGTTGATCTTGAGCAGGGTCGCGTCCGACGCGGGCGAGTACTCGGCCGGGGACGGCTTGTGCACGTGCCGGTCGTCCATCAGCTGGTACACCGACATCGCCGGATCGACCGGGATGGCCGGCCGGCGGTAGTACCGCTCCAGGCAGGCCATTGTCATGCTGAACATGTGCTTCACCACGAAGCCGAAGTAGCGGTGCTTGCGCAGCTTCGACCACCGCCCGAACTTGGTCACGTCCGGCTGGTTGAAGAAGCGCAGCATCTCCACCACGTAGTCGTACAGCTTGCCGAGCGTGCGCTGCTGGTCGACGTGCCGGGCCCGGTTAACCTCGCGCAGGTCGACGTCCGTGCGGCAGATTGCGAAGTAGATCGAGACCACCATCGACTCGACCCGCTCGAGCACCTCGTACGGGCGGCCGTAGTCGAGGCTCGCGGTTGCCTGGTCGATAAACCGCATCGAGAACCAGGTCGGCGCGTACCGCAGCATCTCGTAGAAGAACCGGTCGAGATCGAGGCCCCAGATGCAGTTCATCAGCAGGCACTTGGTCAGCTGGGGCAGGCTGTTGAGCAGATGGTTGACGCGCGCGTCCTGCTCGAGATCGTACCGGAAGCTGACGTCCGTGTTGAGCAGCAGGTACATCGTGATCCGGCGCAGCTCCGGCTCGTACTGCGCGTTCACCTTGTTCTCCTCGTTGAGATAGTTCTGGACGCGCAGATACTTGAGCAGCCGGGCGACCACCTCGATGATGTACGGCTCATTTCCTGCGTTGAAAGGGTgagaggggggtgggggggtgggggaaaCGGGGAAGCGAAGGTAGCAACGGTCAAATTTAAGCGTGTCAGCGAGCGGGCGTAGGGAAATGGCATTGCTTACCGCTGTGAAAGACGATCCGGTCGAACGAGCGGACGAACTGGTTGGTGTTGTTCAGGATAAGCTGCAGCCGGTTGAAATCTTCGCAAAACTCCATGTCCGTCTCGGTACTGTTGATCTCATTTAGCAATGCGAGCAGGTCTCCCATGCCGttccttcccttcttcccGCGGCCGAGCGTTTCGGACCGGCTTGTCGACGGTGCTCGCTCTTAACTCGCTCGCACCAGAAATCCGCTTGTTTTCGTTCCGtcgagaacacacacacacacacacactcttctaTCTCGAAACGCCAAGCAGTtgcgcgctttttttttgctttcgcgTTGCTCAAGGCCGAGCGTTGTCTTCTCTGTAAGCCGACTGTGTCTGGAAATTTTCCaccatcaattgtcaaaaaagAAAGGGAGGGGTTGATGGGGAGGAAGGAGGAGAGGGAACATTAGAACATAAGCATGAGCATGAAAATGAAGGTGTTAAGTTTGCTTTTTTCGGCAAAAACTGTTCCCAAACGgaactccacacacacacacacacacacacacacacacacacacacacaaacatatacacaTTCACAGCATTGTGAGGCGTTTCCGAGGAAATGTGTAGAAGCGCGCAAATGTCGCCTCCACATACAAATGGCACACAGATGTGATGCCGACCGTGCGTCCatgtatgagtgtgtgcgtgtatgcgGATATGCAGCCCGGTGGCGTGGGCCGGCCAGGAACCGGGGAATTAAATACATTTCGTAGAACCGTCTGCGACATACGCTCATGCTAAAATGACAAACGTTTCTCCCGTACACCACACACCATGCCTGAATATTCACAGGAATCTGGGAACGGCGTGTGACGCCATGGAACGCTATTTAACCCCACGCAACTTACGGGGAAGTGTTTGATGGTCGTTCGCCTCTTCGGGGTTGATTGGGGCTACGCTGCTGGACGGGGGGTTCACGTCCTGACACGGGGCCCGCCAAAGGTTGGCCGTGGACACAGCAGGGGCAGCACACACTTTCGCCAGTACCACACGCACAGTCTATCGATGCCGGTTCTTTTGTCACGGTTTCCGAGAAACTGTTGTTTGTGAACCGATTGGGCGCGCGGTACGTCAGAAACGGCGCACGGATGAGCGGGATCGAGCAGTTTCGAGCAGCGTGGAACCTGCTGATGTCAGCTTGACGGCCCATTCAACGATCGTGTGCAAATTAACgtcaaatttgtttttttgagtttgtccaaggtggatttaaaaatatcagttGGTGGACTCTagcaaagtgggtatagggactaggtgggcttataggtttggcgggaaggccatattggacgaacgaatgacaggaggggattcgattgtgatacgtagtttttcacctaCACTACGACACATTCACCAAAACAGCCATTGAAAtccacacgcatacatcaacaaatgatcgaatcccctcctgtcatttcgttttcatttttctacagcacggctgtcaaatgttggggataagcccacctgtataataaaccaaggataatgtatttagaaggttgatttttatcgcttttgctgggcgacattgtgggggacatctgtcactctctgcatacaaatttcaataccccgcaccagccctccccgatttttataccggagcccccggaagagaaatgtcaagtcgagaaatgtcattttgctctgaacaacttcaccttgtcatttataacaccttgtaataaacccactttggactctagtgcattttgacaattcgtcactagacgtaaggtccccaggattcaaactttgtttacatttattaaatttgttcatataatttatctaccccattttttcgattaaacccaagtgccacaaatccactaaacgaccactaaacggcttctaaacgactcaagttctctacctaaacggaatatagaaagacttcgtttagcagacggcaaacgactcatgcattctaaaaatagcaaaaaaggtggtggcgctatctggtgggataccccaaccagttgagcttcatcgcttggaggagagctttctcatttcctctgtactgttgtatggtttcgcattgaagttatgcatcgctagaactagaacggcgatacgattgtttaaatactaaactccaatggaaaccaccagcactgaagcaagtgagatttgagtaatggtcgttggtgttgatacccgtGTATCTCACCActcgaccattcatatagattttttctcagaaagttagaaggctatataggtcatgataagatgaaacttgttgAAACACATTGcgagaaaaggatagcaatataatgatgagttgtaatacgccatctattgatcaaaccaatgaagctgtggagctttcatttttttctatggatattcaattttccagtcgtttaagcttaatctgtggcgcttgggaatattctttaaaaatatattttggactttgcgagttcttattacacattaaaacatggattaaagtgtgttattttgttttattccgtgaatttattctataattcattgtgttttcgacatttttgatgataaaaattaagaaaacattattttttttcaattttcacattgattCGTTATTATCTACgcgccgcatggacaatttacgtgagatcctaagtgccacaaatccactaaacgaccactaaacggcttctaaacgactcaagttctctacctaaacggaatatagaaagacttcgtttagcagacggcaaacgactcatgcattctaaaaatagcaaaaaagctggtggcgctctctgttgatgggataccccaaccagttgagcttcatcgtttggaggagagctttctcatttcttctgtactgttgtatggtttcgcattgaagttatgcatcgctagaactagaacggcgatacgattgtttaaatacttaaCACCAACGGAaatcaccagcactgaagcaagtgagatttgagtaatggtcgttggtgttgatacccgtGTATCTGACCGCACGACCAtacatatagatttttgctcagaaagttagaaggctatataggttatgataaattgaaacttgtcgaaacacattgcaagaaaaggatagcaatatagtgatgagttgtaatacgccatctattgttctatccaatgaagctgtggagctttcatttttttttctatggattttcaattttccagtcgtttaagcttaatctgtggcgcttgggttgtTAGAGGCTACCatgaacggggtgcagtgcaaggtgagagttGTCGAACTCTCAtgtctgctcttcaacatcgccctgAAAGGTGTCATTCTAAGCGCGGAGCTAGAGAACGACATTCGTGGTACGATCCTCTACCGGTgtctccaatttcttggcttcgtGGATGACATCGATATCATTGATaggacaacagcgaaggtgtgtgagacgtacacccgactcaaacgGGAAGCAACAAGAATTGCAACGAAGACGAAATAACTGCTTGCCGGAGACCCAGACCAACTGGGAAGCTGTGCGTCAATGTGGAGGTGGTAAAGGAGTTCTGCTTACTTCgaacaacgacatcagcagcgaaatccagAGACGCATTGTTCAAGGGAATTATGTATACTATAGGATTCAgcgactgctgagatccagaagagttcgagcccgcacgaaatgtgacatacaggcggtccccgagatacacggttaatggggaccgaaaacggccgcaaaataccgcgtatctcgaatttccgcgtaagtcgaatctcgtgatttcctgctaaaatatcactaatttttgtgtaattttgcaagtagggggcggttttagtcactttatgaattatttgatatgattctgactgaaaataactgttttaaacattttgaaatagtttttaacattcgatcaaaacggaaattatttggcaatttgaaattgatgtgtcaaatcagtacaatttgctcaaagaattgtcaaatttagaaaaccgcgtatctccgaatccgcgtataagaggtaccgtgtatctcggggaccgcctgtatatcgcacattgattcgcccggcGGTCCTCTATGAACACGAGccaagaagagaaagaggcagaaagagaaagagaaagagaaagagaaagagaaagagaaagagaaagagaaagagaaagagaaagagaaagagaaagagaaagagaaagagaaagagaaagagaaagagaaagagaaagagaaagagaaagagaaagagaaagagaaagagaaagagaaagagaaagagaaagagaaagagaaagagaaagagaaagagaaagagaaagagaaagagaaagagaaagagaaagagaaagagaaagagaaagagaaagagaaagagaaagagaaagagaaagagaaagagaaagagaaagagaaagagaaagagaaagagaaagagaaagagaaagagaaagagaaagagaaagagaaagagaaagagaaagagaaagagaaagagaaagagaaagagaaagagaaagagaaagagaaagagaaagagaaagagaaagagagagtgaacgAGAGAGAGTAAAAGAACAAGAACCTATCCAACTAGCAACGTGTGAAAGAATATAATAACAATGTTTTATGGCACCTTAACATAGGCAGATTGCCTTCAAAataagtttaattaaaaacaaagtttgaTGAACAGATACCCTGTCCTGGAATCGATCATATACCCATATTGCACCTTGTTGTTATGAACCAACGCAAGATGATTCACATAAGAACTAgatttgatgataaaaacgCAGAACGAATTTTATAGCAAATAGAAATAGAATTATGTTGTCAAAATTAGGAATAAAGAAAACTCTCTTCCGTTACTGCATCCAAGCGAATAAGACTAGACTAGTGACTAGTTATTTTGGCCTGGATTCAGTATCATACCGGTATAATGATATTAAGTACTATGTACTTTATACTATGTACTATGTACTATCCAATATTATACCAGTCTAGGTTTCGATAAAGAACTCATACCGGCTCTGGAACCGATAGTGAACCGATAATTGCCTTAGACCCGTACATGAACCTATGCCGGTACTAGAACCGTTCATGGTTCATGCCGGTCCTGGAACCCTCCCAAGTAGCCTtaagaaactctatttgattatta from Anopheles coluzzii chromosome X, AcolN3, whole genome shotgun sequence includes:
- the LOC120959245 gene encoding uncharacterized protein LOC120959245, which gives rise to MGDLLALLNEINSTETDMEFCEDFNRLQLILNNTNQFVRSFDRIVFHSGNEPYIIEVVARLLKYLRVQNYLNEENKVNAQYEPELRRITMYLLLNTDVSFRYDLEQDARVNHLLNSLPQLTKCLLMNCIWGLDLDRFFYEMLRYAPTWFSMRFIDQATASLDYGRPYEVLERVESMVVSIYFAICRTDVDLREVNRARHVDQQRTLGKLYDYVVEMLRFFNQPDVTKFGRWSKLRKHRYFGFVVKHMFSMTMACLERYYRRPAIPVDPAMSVYQLMDDRHVHKPSPAEYSPASDATLLKINHCLLNSLEFCIMHVTLERFCYWAEIDLFGEGDETVTLQQVIGESAYRLCEDLKSHKHFRHSILRHLTQFALRPKTLAEKATGLTLGALMARIDAAGTDEDRLVYLGEFLSRGGRVLDVAECLDTIEQHCRLLNGAHVRTMIEYDVREPVGDELEDEEDEEEERDELTDERVKLRELILRAVDGLPASEFERLLCYTLDTFGPDFSRYERPDLVPSIVQLVNRLAEQQQTVPNVQQLLFQSPGKFFDQLVRALYAGGTGTSQERLAEAVVAIIAQHKTIAKRYMRPHLAALLTDEFELCRQPALSVFASRLFACGLFTPVEFMRQFLAKGLAESFQKNNRPALYELIRLYGTICPRCWATDEPNDGDDAAYESGEPKRSLMRTVARLLADILYMRRYHMVLSEKVREVGPDRATMVAAALEQLVATLRQMQKQFRDADKMEFLARMEHEVDASTLYYIHQFLYLEPPPPEVDDLLDGEFDDIPQPVEKKKEQPKQIAYEAFMYRTSLNPFSDEKDILSHLLMVFPRCILPEVLALARDKRVGTYIPAMADLGLTHILKGSRHGGLIRHCASNFIACLLQVLLPAQVKRGRGIDEACQNAIRIVLQHLSTLEPCHDRDQVRAALSADLAELYRYVRTVAPSVDLLDQLKACLTDGCCEQEERNDGEEQQQQQEEEKMEQEAKEVEEKEGGTEDMDTSEKKEQNP